A window of the Verminephrobacter eiseniae EF01-2 genome harbors these coding sequences:
- the hda gene encoding DnaA regulatory inactivator Hda, with protein sequence MKQLVLDIGLATVPTLDRFFAGPNGAALQHLRLALGAGRHAATRSPVPSYLWGEPGSGKTHLLQAVCQSLREQGASVGWLDPALSAPPDFDENWTAVVLDDVQSYDSARQALAFNWFVNAISPASGAQRWVLAAGSLPPADLPLREDLRSRLGWGHVFQLQLLGEAERRSVLRQEADARGVFLGDEVMDYMLRRFARDLGSLMQLLERLDAFALSTRRAITIPLLKTMLEQP encoded by the coding sequence ATGAAGCAACTGGTGCTGGATATCGGCTTGGCCACAGTGCCGACATTGGACCGTTTTTTTGCCGGACCGAACGGGGCCGCGCTGCAACACCTGCGCCTGGCGCTGGGCGCTGGGCGCCACGCGGCCACCCGCTCGCCGGTGCCCTCTTACCTGTGGGGCGAGCCGGGCAGCGGCAAGACGCATCTGCTGCAGGCGGTGTGCCAGAGCCTGCGCGAGCAGGGCGCGAGCGTGGGCTGGCTGGACCCGGCGCTGTCCGCGCCGCCGGATTTCGACGAAAACTGGACCGCCGTGGTGCTGGACGATGTGCAGTCGTATGACAGCGCCCGGCAGGCCCTGGCCTTCAACTGGTTTGTCAACGCCATCAGCCCCGCCAGCGGCGCGCAGCGCTGGGTGCTGGCCGCTGGCAGCCTGCCGCCGGCCGATCTGCCGCTACGCGAGGACCTGCGCAGCCGCCTGGGCTGGGGCCATGTGTTCCAACTGCAACTGCTCGGCGAGGCCGAGCGCCGCTCGGTGCTGCGCCAGGAGGCCGACGCGCGCGGCGTGTTTCTCGGCGATGAGGTGATGGACTACATGCTGCGCCGCTTCGCGCGCGATCTGGGCAGCCTGATGCAACTGCTCGAACGGCTCGATGCCTTTGCGCTGAGCACCCGGCGCGCCATCACCATCCCGCTGCTCAAGACCATGCTGGAGCAGCCCTGA
- the purM gene encoding phosphoribosylformylglycinamidine cyclo-ligase has protein sequence MSATPLSYKDAGVDIAAGDALVERIKPLAKKTLREGVLAGIGGFGALFELPRRYRQPVLVSGTDGVGTKLKLAFEWNMHDSVGIDLVAMSVNDVLVQGAEPLFFLDYFACGKLDVATAATVIGGIARGCELCGCALIGGETAEMPGMYPAGEYDLAGFAVGVVEKSRILTGQDVQPGDKVLGLASHGLHANGFSLVRQCIARAGANAPATLDGKPFRQAIMEPTRLYAKNLLAALAAHPHGADTAAPGGIKALAHITGGGLLENIPRVLPEGCAVHLNRGSWPRSELFAWLQQTAGIDDTEMNRTFNNGIGMVLLVDAAAACATAATLRAAGEQVYQIGQVLPRGDGAAVVVT, from the coding sequence ATGAGCGCCACCCCCCTCTCCTACAAAGACGCCGGCGTCGACATCGCCGCCGGCGACGCCTTGGTCGAACGCATCAAACCCCTGGCCAAAAAAACCCTGCGCGAAGGCGTGCTGGCGGGCATCGGCGGCTTCGGCGCGCTGTTCGAGCTGCCCCGGCGCTACCGGCAGCCGGTGCTGGTCTCCGGCACCGACGGCGTGGGCACCAAGCTGAAGCTGGCATTTGAATGGAACATGCACGACAGCGTGGGCATCGACCTGGTGGCCATGAGCGTGAACGATGTGCTGGTGCAGGGCGCCGAGCCGTTGTTCTTCCTCGACTACTTCGCCTGCGGCAAGCTCGACGTGGCAACGGCTGCGACCGTGATCGGCGGCATTGCCCGGGGCTGCGAGCTGTGCGGCTGCGCGCTGATCGGCGGCGAAACCGCTGAAATGCCCGGCATGTACCCCGCCGGCGAGTATGACCTGGCCGGCTTTGCCGTGGGGGTGGTCGAAAAATCCCGCATCCTCACCGGCCAGGACGTGCAGCCCGGCGACAAGGTGCTGGGCCTGGCCAGCCACGGTCTGCACGCCAACGGCTTCAGCCTGGTGCGCCAATGCATAGCGCGCGCAGGTGCCAACGCCCCCGCCACGCTCGACGGCAAGCCCTTCCGGCAAGCGATCATGGAACCCACGCGCCTGTACGCCAAGAACCTGCTGGCCGCGCTGGCGGCCCACCCGCATGGGGCAGATACGGCCGCGCCCGGTGGCATCAAAGCCCTGGCCCATATCACCGGCGGCGGCCTGCTGGAGAACATCCCCCGCGTGCTGCCCGAGGGTTGCGCCGTCCACCTGAACCGGGGCAGTTGGCCCCGCAGCGAGCTGTTTGCCTGGCTGCAACAGACTGCGGGCATCGACGATACCGAGATGAACCGCACTTTCAACAACGGCATCGGCATGGTGCTGCTGGTGGACGCCGCCGCTGCCTGCGCCACGGCGGCCACGCTGCGCGCAGCGGGCGAGCAGGTGTATCAGATCGGCCAGGTGCTGCCGCGCGGCGACGGCGCTGCCGTGGTGGTGACCTGA
- a CDS encoding AI-2E family transporter, which translates to MVQHPAPPAATQPEPATPAVCTRTRGSVMASYLLMAAVLLLVMWRGLLPGLLCVCLGFLLTRMLTRWFVQALGRVQRQRPSPTGLRAAPMIAAGLVMLLPLALLAAGLTHSRGYIVNAPQQYQELLHYMARTVLELRLKLPADMAAHLPEGVADIQRIIASYLGAKAGALAMAGRAWLAGVLFAYVGLLIGALAAVRPPVLARAPLDQQEHGPLTRQLRLRITLFGESFDQIVAAQFWIASFNTVLTALFLLFMLPLWGLRLPYTTVLITFTFVAALVPIVGNLVCNVVITIVGLSVSPLAAAACLVFLILIHKAEYVINAKVVGRRTQMSVWELLSVMFVAEAVFGPAGLVAAPLFYAYLKKELLAARLV; encoded by the coding sequence ATGGTGCAGCACCCCGCCCCCCCGGCTGCAACGCAGCCCGAGCCTGCCACACCGGCAGTGTGCACGCGAACCCGAGGCAGCGTGATGGCCAGCTATCTGCTGATGGCGGCGGTGCTGCTGCTGGTCATGTGGCGCGGTTTGCTGCCCGGCCTGCTGTGCGTGTGCCTGGGCTTTCTGCTGACGCGCATGCTCACGCGCTGGTTTGTCCAGGCGCTGGGCCGCGTGCAGCGCCAGCGCCCGTCGCCCACCGGTCTGCGGGCGGCGCCGATGATCGCTGCGGGCCTGGTGATGCTGCTGCCGCTGGCGCTGTTGGCGGCGGGCCTGACGCATTCGCGCGGCTACATCGTGAACGCACCGCAGCAGTACCAGGAACTGCTGCACTACATGGCGCGCACGGTGCTGGAACTGCGTCTGAAGCTGCCCGCCGACATGGCCGCACACCTGCCCGAAGGCGTTGCCGACATCCAGCGCATCATCGCCAGCTACCTGGGCGCCAAGGCTGGAGCGCTGGCGATGGCGGGGCGGGCCTGGCTCGCCGGGGTGCTGTTTGCCTACGTCGGCCTGCTGATCGGTGCGCTGGCCGCCGTGCGCCCGCCGGTGCTGGCGCGCGCTCCGCTGGACCAGCAAGAGCATGGCCCGCTGACCAGGCAACTCAGACTGCGCATCACCCTGTTTGGCGAGTCCTTCGACCAGATCGTGGCGGCCCAGTTCTGGATCGCATCGTTCAACACCGTGCTCACGGCCCTGTTCCTGCTGTTCATGCTGCCCCTGTGGGGCCTGCGCCTGCCCTACACCACGGTACTGATCACGTTCACTTTCGTGGCCGCGCTGGTGCCCATCGTGGGCAATCTGGTGTGCAACGTGGTCATCACCATCGTCGGGCTGTCGGTGTCGCCGTTGGCGGCGGCGGCCTGCCTGGTCTTTCTGATCCTGATCCACAAGGCCGAGTACGTGATCAACGCCAAGGTGGTCGGTCGCCGCACGCAAATGAGCGTCTGGGAACTGCTCAGCGTGATGTTTGTCGCCGAGGCCGTGTTCGGGCCTGCCGGGCTGGTGGCCGCGCCGCTGTTTTACGCCTACCTGAAAAAAGAACTGCTGGCGGCGCGGCTGGTGTAG